One Suricata suricatta isolate VVHF042 chromosome X, meerkat_22Aug2017_6uvM2_HiC, whole genome shotgun sequence genomic region harbors:
- the LOC115283567 gene encoding E3 ubiquitin-protein ligase SIAH1-like: MRGALETRLDDAGVGRQEPALEPLKCALLTGCLTGCGGTGCPSCPRLSALRRGGGPARGGMNTWQRRGAFESGTGSEEASSSLSGMRRRAAPSPSGSSPSLPPRKLLALPNTPPTNEDLTRLFKCRECSDFALPPIIQCESGHLVCGSCRPKLSRCPICRIYLGSIRNLALENLAESLLFPCKYIASGCEVTLRHTVKADHEEMCRFRPYPCPCPGAECIWRGPLDAMTAHLLQHHDSLKTLHGDEVLFQATGINLPDAAPWVMLQSCFGYYFILVLEKQENYDGHQQFFAIAQLIGTREQAEKFTFRFKLIGEMQRLTWEGTPTSIDEGIAAAIAKNNCLVFETSIAQLFAKNDNLNIKGTVSMH; encoded by the coding sequence ATGCGGGGCGCGCTGGAAACGCGACTTGATGACGCAGGCGTCGGCCGTCAGGAGCCAGCCCTGGAGCCATTGAAGTGCGCACTCTTGACAGGCTGCTTGACGGGCTGCGGCGGCACCGGGTGTCCGTCTTGTCCGCGCTTGTCCGCGCTGAGAAGAGGCGGTGGCCCTGCCCGCGGTGGCATGAATACCTGGCAGCGTCGGGGCGCGTTCGAGTCGGGGACGGGGTCCGAGGAGGCCAGCTCTTCGCTCTCAGGAATGAGACGCCGGGCCGCCCCTTCCCCTTCTGGAAGCTCGCCGTCCCTGCCGCCGCGGAAGCTGCTGGCCCTGCCTAACACACCCCCGACCAACGAGGACCTGACGAGGCTTTTCAAGTGTCGGGAATGCTCGGACTTTGCGTTGCCGCCCATCATTCAGTGTGAGAGTGGCCATCTTGTGTGCGGCAGCTGTCGCCCGAAACTCTCGCGCTGTCCAATCTGCAGGATCTATTTGGGATCGATTCGCAACCTGGCGCTGGAGAACCTGGCGGAATCCCTGCTGTTCCCGTGTAAATACATCGCTTCGGGGTGCGAGGTGACGCTGCGGCACACCGTGAAGGCAGACCATGAAGAGATGTGTCGGTTTAGGCCGTATCCGTGCCCGTGCCCCGGTGCTGAGTGTATCTGGCGAGGCCCTCTGGATGCTATGACAGCCCATCTGTTGCAGCACCATGACTCCCTGAAAACCCTGCACGGAGACGAGGTCCTTTTCCAAGCTACAGGCATTAACCTTCCTGATGCTGCTCCCTGGGTGATGCTGCAGTcctgttttggctattatttcattcttgttttggAGAAACAGGAGAACTACGACGGTCACCAGCAGTTCTTTGCCATCGCACAGCTGATAGGAACACGCGAGCAAGCTGAAAAATTTACTTTTCGATTTAAACTCATAGGTGAGATGCAGCGTTTGACCTGGGAAGGGACCCCGACATCGATTGATGAGGGGATCGCAGCAGCCATTGCGAAGAACAACTGCCTCGTCTTTGAGACCAGCATTGCGCAACTTTTTGCCAAAAATGACAACTTGAACATCAAGGGAACTGTTTCCATGCATTAA